The proteins below come from a single bacterium genomic window:
- a CDS encoding zinc metalloprotease HtpX — protein MNNLKTVALLSLMSALVWMLGWALFGGSQGIYIGLGFAALLNLGAYFFSAKMALAMSRARPVTEKELPKVYGMVRRLAASSNMPVPSIHLIDSAQPNAFATGRNPKNAAVAVTTGILEIMRDDELEGVIAHELSHVRNRDILISSIAAMLAAALSIFARMAFWFGGGGRRNNNAIGLVVALAAMILAPLAGMVIRMAISRAREYQADRSGAEMTGQPLSLARALQKIGSASGRIPMDVNPAVSQLFIADPLKAFGRRRPAGAGRMFSTHPPIEERVRRLENMYYRI, from the coding sequence ATGAACAACCTGAAGACGGTCGCGCTGTTGAGCCTGATGAGCGCGCTCGTCTGGATGCTCGGATGGGCGCTGTTCGGCGGCTCCCAGGGCATATACATCGGTTTGGGGTTCGCAGCCCTGCTCAACCTCGGCGCCTACTTCTTCTCCGCCAAGATGGCCCTCGCCATGAGCCGGGCCCGACCCGTAACCGAGAAGGAGCTGCCCAAGGTCTACGGCATGGTGCGCCGCCTGGCCGCCTCGTCGAACATGCCCGTGCCCTCTATCCACCTGATCGATTCCGCCCAGCCCAACGCCTTCGCCACCGGTCGCAATCCCAAGAACGCCGCCGTTGCCGTCACCACGGGCATCCTCGAGATCATGCGGGATGACGAACTCGAAGGGGTAATCGCGCACGAGCTCTCCCATGTCCGCAACCGTGACATCCTGATCTCTTCGATCGCCGCGATGCTCGCCGCCGCCCTGTCCATCTTCGCCCGGATGGCCTTCTGGTTCGGGGGCGGAGGCCGTCGCAACAACAACGCGATCGGCCTGGTGGTGGCCCTGGCCGCAATGATCCTGGCGCCGCTGGCCGGCATGGTGATCCGGATGGCGATCTCGCGGGCTCGCGAGTACCAGGCCGATCGCTCGGGCGCCGAGATGACGGGCCAGCCGCTCAGCCTGGCGCGGGCCTTGCAGAAGATCGGAAGCGCATCGGGACGGATACCGATGGACGTGAATCCGGCAGTCAGCCAGCTTTTCATCGCCGACCCGCTCAAGGCGTTCGGCCGGAGACGTCCGGCCGGAGCCGGCCGGATGTTCTCGACCCATCCGCCCATCGAGGAGAGGGTTCGCCGGCTCGAGAACATGTACTACCGGATCTGA